From the genome of Candidatus Electrothrix communis, one region includes:
- a CDS encoding CPBP family glutamic-type intramembrane protease, whose protein sequence is MPEHLKNNLLKGYRTPPLRKLLLSLALTLLFALVALPLGYLGSLYSFQMLAGRTACMAFFALFLFPALLEESFFRGILIPNNTKQRGAKAILFSTLLSAILFTLWHPLNALTVNPGAQALFCDPYFLVIVFCLGIVCSLTYILSRSLWVPIIIHWLTVVVWVIFLGGRNLLLK, encoded by the coding sequence ATGCCCGAACACCTCAAAAACAACCTACTCAAGGGGTACCGGACACCCCCGCTCCGTAAACTACTATTATCTTTGGCATTAACACTGCTCTTTGCCCTCGTAGCCCTCCCCCTTGGATACCTAGGCTCTCTGTATTCCTTCCAGATGCTGGCTGGACGAACTGCCTGCATGGCCTTCTTTGCCCTGTTTCTCTTCCCTGCCCTCTTGGAAGAATCCTTTTTTCGCGGCATCCTGATCCCCAACAACACCAAGCAACGGGGGGCAAAAGCGATCCTGTTTTCCACCCTGCTCAGCGCGATCCTGTTCACCCTCTGGCACCCACTCAACGCACTGACGGTGAACCCAGGCGCTCAGGCATTATTTTGCGATCCATATTTTCTTGTCATTGTCTTTTGTCTGGGTATCGTCTGCAGCCTGACATATATCCTTTCCCGATCCCTTTGGGTGCCGATCATCATCCACTGGTTGACCGTAGTGGTCTGGGTTATTTTTCTCGGCGGTAGAAATCTTCTGCTGAAATAA
- a CDS encoding PilT/PilU family type 4a pilus ATPase — protein MKQPEAAYWVAAMLGTKKGVSDLNVTVGKGLQVEINGELTSVEVDPPVEKLTPFQTEVFALNLINGNQRLLNDLVRTGSCDLSYVLGKGARFRVNIFTQKSCYSTVMRKLETTIPSIEDFGFPPCFYDMAEERNGLILFTGGTGTGKTTSLASILNQINKTRSVHLVTLEDPIEYVHPHKKATFNQREQGDDFDSFASGLRSALRQAPKVILVGEIRDRETLEIALTAAETGHVVFSSLHTIDAGQTLNRIIGMFEHDEQEQIRVRLSDTIRWVVSQRLLPKVGGGRVASQEILRSSLRVTDILLNGEDVEADKTFYNVIEEGSTLSMKTFDQDMLDLFTRGLIDEKAALTYCTNRSVIKRGMDNIKAARGESTTDISGLSMQEEEEDA, from the coding sequence ATGAAACAGCCGGAAGCCGCCTACTGGGTCGCTGCCATGTTAGGCACAAAGAAAGGGGTGTCGGACCTGAACGTCACCGTGGGCAAGGGCCTCCAGGTGGAGATCAACGGTGAGTTGACATCTGTTGAAGTGGATCCGCCGGTGGAGAAGCTCACTCCCTTCCAGACCGAAGTCTTCGCCCTCAATCTGATTAACGGCAACCAACGCCTCCTCAATGATTTGGTGCGCACAGGCTCCTGTGATCTTTCCTATGTGCTGGGAAAAGGAGCGCGTTTCAGGGTTAATATTTTCACCCAGAAGAGCTGTTATTCTACCGTTATGAGGAAATTGGAGACCACGATTCCCTCTATCGAGGATTTTGGCTTTCCACCATGCTTCTATGATATGGCGGAAGAGCGGAACGGGCTTATCCTCTTTACCGGCGGAACCGGAACCGGCAAGACCACCTCATTGGCCTCTATTTTAAACCAGATCAACAAAACACGATCAGTGCATCTTGTTACCCTGGAAGACCCTATTGAGTATGTTCATCCCCATAAAAAAGCCACCTTTAATCAGCGGGAGCAGGGCGATGACTTTGATAGCTTTGCCAGCGGCCTGCGTTCGGCCCTGCGTCAGGCACCCAAGGTAATCCTGGTCGGTGAAATTCGTGACCGGGAGACCCTGGAGATTGCTCTCACTGCGGCGGAGACCGGTCATGTGGTTTTTTCTTCTCTCCATACCATTGATGCAGGCCAGACCCTGAACCGTATTATTGGTATGTTTGAGCACGATGAGCAGGAACAGATCCGAGTTCGTTTGTCCGATACCATCCGCTGGGTGGTCAGTCAGCGCCTCCTGCCCAAGGTCGGGGGAGGGCGAGTTGCTTCCCAGGAGATTCTCCGCAGCAGCCTGCGGGTCACTGATATCTTGTTGAACGGTGAGGATGTCGAGGCAGATAAAACATTTTATAATGTGATTGAGGAAGGTTCTACCCTGAGCATGAAGACCTTTGACCAGGATATGCTGGATTTGTTTACCAGAGGGTTGATTGATGAAAAAGCGGCCCTGACCTATTGTACCAACCGCAGTGTGATTAAGCGGGGTATGGATAATATTAAGGCGGCCCGAGGTGAGAGCACAACCGACATTTCCGGGCTGTCTATGCAGGAAGAGGAAGAGGACGCATAA
- a CDS encoding transglutaminase-like domain-containing protein has translation MTFPPFFSGAILLFWGWQTDLLLLALPMALLIEGSRYVTTKWDLSQTDFNRITDICSIILAGLAVFLLTTDAARVAMKTLRWLPAICFPLFAAQQYSVAGRIDLRSLMLLARNKAVAADNKPRTIDIAPHYAALCLLAAGTGNVKDGSFFVGMLLFTAWALWPQRSKRFSPTLWFLLLVLIGGAGFAGQLGVYHLQKVAMRMVGNWWLAKNSDPFKRSTSMGDIGELKLSDRIVFRVTPGNKPFQPVLLRESSYNLYRGTTWHASPAQFSDVTAEEDLTTWNLQADPGNGKSFTIWSPLANEKGMLTLPLGTYQLQNLPVTILKKTPLGAVKVDDGPGLIGYQVRYNLDISEDLPPSERDLIVPQEELPAIQQIMEELDLQSRKPEEIPSVLTDFFQNQFNYSLKLRAAEQGSTSLATFLLTSRAGHCEYFATATVLLLRACGIPARYATGWSAHEESTLEEQIVVRARHAHAWTMVYMNGIWSNLDTTSSSWIETEDAAASSNLHIFLDLWSFIMFKFSQWRWGTEEGVLKKWWWILLLPLMIILAKRLRAGRKIRRVRTDIEKKTEQSQLEESPFYRIEQRLNELGFERNPWEPPLSWIQRMRPTDSLKILSDSLHSCLRLYYQGRFGKKGLTAPQQAQLAKEVDAVLKELQGEIWLEDTSSSSQPSSAPSLKH, from the coding sequence ATGACCTTTCCCCCTTTCTTCTCCGGCGCAATCCTCCTCTTCTGGGGTTGGCAGACCGATCTGCTCCTCTTAGCGCTGCCCATGGCGCTACTTATTGAAGGATCAAGGTATGTCACAACAAAATGGGATCTCTCTCAGACTGATTTCAATCGAATCACTGATATCTGTTCAATCATACTGGCTGGACTTGCTGTTTTCCTTCTCACAACTGATGCCGCCAGAGTTGCGATGAAAACCCTCAGGTGGTTACCTGCAATCTGTTTCCCGCTCTTTGCTGCCCAGCAATACAGTGTGGCAGGAAGAATTGACCTGCGCTCCTTGATGCTGCTTGCCCGCAACAAAGCCGTTGCAGCAGATAATAAACCCAGAACGATAGATATAGCTCCTCACTATGCCGCTCTTTGCCTACTGGCAGCCGGAACGGGTAACGTCAAAGACGGGAGTTTCTTCGTAGGAATGCTCCTCTTTACCGCATGGGCACTTTGGCCGCAGCGGTCCAAACGTTTTTCCCCAACCCTGTGGTTTTTGCTCTTGGTGCTCATTGGAGGGGCAGGATTTGCTGGCCAGCTCGGGGTGTACCATCTCCAAAAAGTAGCTATGAGGATGGTCGGCAATTGGTGGCTTGCTAAAAACAGCGATCCGTTTAAACGAAGTACCTCCATGGGTGATATCGGAGAACTGAAACTCTCTGACCGGATCGTTTTCCGGGTCACGCCTGGAAATAAACCGTTTCAACCGGTCCTGTTGCGGGAATCAAGCTATAACCTCTATCGCGGCACAACCTGGCACGCATCTCCGGCACAGTTTTCCGATGTCACAGCAGAAGAAGATCTCACGACCTGGAACCTGCAAGCTGATCCGGGGAACGGTAAGTCATTCACGATCTGGAGTCCACTGGCCAATGAGAAAGGGATGCTCACCTTACCTCTGGGAACCTATCAATTACAAAATCTTCCGGTAACGATCTTAAAAAAGACGCCTTTGGGGGCCGTTAAAGTCGACGATGGTCCTGGCTTGATCGGTTATCAGGTGCGCTATAATTTGGATATAAGCGAAGACTTGCCTCCATCTGAAAGAGACCTGATTGTTCCGCAGGAAGAGTTGCCTGCAATCCAACAGATCATGGAAGAGCTGGATCTTCAATCCAGAAAGCCCGAAGAAATACCCTCGGTGCTCACTGATTTTTTTCAGAATCAGTTCAACTACTCCCTCAAACTGCGTGCTGCTGAGCAGGGCAGTACCTCATTAGCGACCTTTCTCCTCACGTCCCGTGCTGGCCATTGCGAATACTTTGCCACAGCGACAGTTCTGCTCCTCCGCGCCTGTGGCATTCCGGCCCGCTACGCCACAGGCTGGTCCGCCCATGAAGAGAGCACGTTAGAAGAGCAAATCGTGGTACGTGCTCGGCATGCCCATGCCTGGACTATGGTATACATGAACGGGATATGGAGCAATCTGGACACCACTTCTTCTTCCTGGATTGAGACTGAAGATGCAGCCGCATCCTCAAACCTACACATTTTTCTGGATCTCTGGTCATTCATAATGTTTAAATTTTCTCAGTGGCGCTGGGGAACCGAGGAAGGGGTATTGAAAAAATGGTGGTGGATCCTTCTTCTTCCACTTATGATTATTCTTGCCAAAAGACTCCGGGCAGGGAGGAAAATTCGACGGGTACGAACAGATATCGAGAAAAAAACTGAGCAGAGTCAGCTGGAAGAATCCCCGTTTTACCGAATAGAACAGCGCTTGAACGAGTTGGGCTTTGAACGAAATCCCTGGGAGCCCCCTCTCAGTTGGATTCAACGCATGAGACCAACAGACTCCCTGAAGATACTTTCTGATAGCCTTCACTCCTGTCTTCGTCTGTACTATCAAGGGCGATTCGGCAAAAAAGGGCTGACAGCTCCACAGCAGGCTCAGTTAGCAAAAGAGGTCGATGCGGTGCTGAAAGAACTTCAGGGAGAAATTTGGCTGGAAGACACCTCCTCTTCATCTCAACCTTCTTCCGCTCCCTCTCTCAAACATTGA
- a CDS encoding calcium-binding protein: protein MAQSKLQLGDSVIVKPNVEELDLNINIGGWQGRVAEIEEEDGLIGIDWDSLSLKQLSDKTIVYCEVEGLDWARVYLAPEDVEQTTARDSVDDVVKAIEDIESKHDFTWTDEDPEESEEIDRRIQAVLDNAEDESEEAAFEVWQEYLEDELEFPFEAEIFECQEEGPLQEGDQVTVVGIYEDDDEEYDVFDDDVEDIYGILVLLRHGREKYEFPLCDLEVLDKSSSNYQPVKDYAIWFANR from the coding sequence ATGGCGCAAAGCAAGCTCCAGCTAGGTGATTCTGTCATTGTAAAACCGAATGTTGAAGAACTTGATTTAAATATCAACATTGGCGGATGGCAGGGACGGGTCGCTGAAATTGAGGAAGAAGACGGTTTGATTGGCATAGATTGGGATAGCCTGAGTCTCAAGCAGCTATCTGATAAGACGATTGTCTACTGTGAAGTAGAAGGGTTGGACTGGGCCAGAGTGTATCTTGCACCAGAAGATGTTGAACAGACAACGGCCAGAGATAGTGTGGACGATGTCGTAAAAGCAATTGAAGATATTGAAAGCAAGCATGATTTTACTTGGACAGATGAAGATCCTGAAGAATCAGAGGAAATAGACAGGAGAATACAGGCCGTCTTAGACAACGCTGAAGATGAGAGTGAAGAGGCGGCCTTTGAGGTATGGCAGGAGTATCTTGAGGATGAGTTGGAATTTCCCTTTGAGGCAGAGATCTTTGAGTGTCAAGAGGAGGGGCCGTTACAAGAAGGAGATCAGGTAACGGTAGTGGGTATTTATGAAGATGATGATGAAGAATATGATGTTTTTGATGATGATGTTGAGGATATCTATGGAATACTTGTGTTGTTGCGACATGGGCGCGAGAAGTATGAATTTCCGCTATGTGATTTGGAGGTGCTGGATAAATCCTCGTCCAACTATCAGCCAGTAAAAGATTATGCGATTTGGTTTGCAAATCGGTGA
- a CDS encoding 30S ribosomal protein S1 gives MTDSGIQPAVAAEEDGMEDISFAELFEQEDNNTVINVQEVAMGTVVDLNSDAVLIDVGDKAESYIAIGEFRREDPDREIKIGDQFEVFIEKRKEEGGLLLSREKAIAIKVWERIATIQEEDGTIEGRIDNRVKGGMSVDIGVPAFLPYSQIDLRPVKDLDALIGESFEFKILKFNRKRNNVVISRRAILEDQRSQLREQMRATLEEGQTICGAITNITDYGLFIDLGGMDGLCHITDLSWGRVSHPSKLYTVGEEIEVKVLKYDQDSDRVSLGVKQLKSDPWEMVPDTYPMGARVSGKVVSITDYGAFVELEEGVEGLVHISEMSWSKKPRHPSKIVSVGSEIDVQVLKVEAETKRISLGMKQLQPNPWDVVEESYPIGAVIEGKIKNITDFGVFIGIEEGIDGLIHVSDLSWTERIKHPSEKYAKGESIQAVVLKIDKENERFSLGVKQLEPDPWQAAVNNYPTGSLVEGKITNITDFGVFVQLEEGIEGLVHVSEISREKIKTPVGMFNVGDMLKTTVINVSAADRKIGLSLKALEEDGGEKGADSNAQETPQKQQAATKASSGPSTFGDLLKAAAGAEEGKEEEKEEEESSDD, from the coding sequence ATGACTGACAGTGGAATTCAGCCCGCAGTTGCGGCAGAAGAAGATGGCATGGAAGATATCAGCTTTGCTGAACTCTTCGAGCAAGAAGACAACAATACAGTGATCAATGTTCAGGAAGTTGCGATGGGAACAGTCGTTGACCTGAACAGCGATGCGGTACTCATTGACGTTGGTGATAAGGCGGAAAGCTATATCGCTATTGGCGAGTTCCGTAGGGAAGATCCTGATCGCGAGATTAAAATTGGTGATCAGTTTGAAGTCTTCATTGAAAAGAGGAAAGAAGAGGGCGGTCTGCTGCTTTCCCGCGAGAAGGCCATTGCCATTAAAGTCTGGGAACGGATCGCCACTATCCAGGAAGAAGACGGCACCATTGAAGGCCGTATCGATAACCGGGTTAAGGGCGGTATGTCTGTTGATATCGGTGTCCCCGCGTTCCTGCCGTATTCTCAGATAGACCTGCGTCCGGTCAAAGATCTGGATGCTCTTATCGGCGAAAGCTTTGAATTTAAGATCCTTAAGTTCAACCGTAAGCGGAATAACGTGGTTATTTCCCGTCGAGCTATCCTGGAAGACCAGCGTTCGCAATTGCGCGAGCAGATGCGGGCGACCTTGGAAGAGGGCCAGACCATTTGCGGTGCTATTACCAATATTACCGATTACGGTCTGTTCATCGATCTGGGCGGCATGGACGGACTCTGTCATATCACCGATCTGTCCTGGGGCCGGGTTTCCCATCCCTCCAAGCTGTACACTGTGGGTGAGGAGATCGAGGTCAAAGTGCTCAAGTACGACCAAGATTCCGATCGCGTTTCCCTTGGTGTTAAGCAGCTCAAGTCTGATCCGTGGGAGATGGTGCCGGACACCTATCCGATGGGCGCAAGAGTCAGCGGCAAGGTCGTTTCCATCACTGACTACGGTGCCTTTGTCGAGCTGGAGGAAGGCGTAGAGGGGCTTGTTCATATCTCTGAGATGAGCTGGTCCAAAAAACCGCGTCATCCATCCAAGATTGTCAGCGTCGGTTCTGAAATTGATGTACAGGTGCTGAAGGTGGAAGCCGAGACCAAGCGTATCTCTCTCGGTATGAAACAGCTACAGCCCAATCCTTGGGATGTGGTGGAAGAGAGCTATCCTATCGGAGCTGTTATCGAAGGAAAGATCAAAAACATCACTGACTTTGGTGTGTTTATCGGTATCGAAGAGGGTATCGACGGTCTGATCCATGTTTCTGATCTTTCTTGGACTGAGCGGATTAAGCATCCTTCGGAGAAGTACGCAAAAGGGGAGTCCATTCAGGCTGTTGTCCTGAAGATCGATAAGGAGAACGAGCGCTTTTCTCTCGGTGTAAAACAGCTGGAGCCGGATCCTTGGCAGGCAGCGGTGAATAATTATCCCACCGGTAGCCTGGTTGAAGGAAAGATCACTAATATCACTGACTTCGGTGTTTTTGTGCAGCTTGAAGAGGGTATTGAGGGATTGGTGCATGTTTCTGAAATCAGCCGTGAAAAAATCAAAACCCCGGTTGGAATGTTCAATGTAGGGGATATGTTGAAGACCACTGTCATTAATGTATCTGCTGCTGACCGCAAAATCGGTCTTTCCCTTAAGGCCTTGGAAGAGGACGGGGGAGAAAAAGGTGCGGACAGTAATGCACAGGAGACTCCCCAGAAGCAGCAGGCAGCTACTAAAGCCAGCTCTGGGCCTTCTACCTTCGGCGATTTGTTGAAGGCTGCTGCTGGTGCAGAGGAAGGAAAAGAGGAAGAAAAAGAGGAAGAGGAATCTTCTGACGACTAA
- a CDS encoding HU family DNA-binding protein has translation MLKRELVSEVTEQLGGYYKQDVAQAVDIILENITQALTEGRRVEIRGFGSFSVRTRKPRTTKNPKTGKMMDIPARKTLHFTMSKSLKEVLIEE, from the coding sequence ATGCTCAAGCGTGAATTAGTAAGTGAGGTTACTGAGCAGTTAGGCGGCTATTATAAACAGGATGTAGCTCAGGCTGTCGATATTATATTGGAAAATATAACTCAAGCTCTGACGGAAGGGCGACGGGTTGAAATTCGGGGCTTTGGTAGTTTTTCAGTGAGAACGCGTAAGCCGCGCACGACCAAGAATCCGAAAACCGGCAAAATGATGGATATTCCGGCAAGAAAAACGCTGCATTTCACGATGAGCAAGTCACTCAAGGAAGTTCTTATTGAGGAGTAG